Proteins from a genomic interval of Caulobacter rhizosphaerae:
- a CDS encoding MoaD/ThiS family protein — protein MARVLLFGRLADQAGWRDRAVEAGSLAALREALAADDPGLAEALSGPGVQVAVDKVLVRGEASLAAATEVAFLPPMSGG, from the coding sequence ATGGCCCGCGTGCTGCTGTTCGGACGCCTGGCCGACCAGGCCGGCTGGCGCGACCGGGCCGTCGAGGCCGGCTCCCTGGCCGCCCTGCGCGAGGCCCTGGCCGCCGACGATCCGGGCCTGGCCGAGGCGCTGTCCGGGCCCGGCGTCCAGGTGGCGGTCGACAAGGTCCTGGTCCGCGGCGAGGCCAGCCTGGCGGCGGCGACCGAAGTCGCCTTCCTGCCGCCGATGAGCGGCGGATGA